A stretch of the Acomys russatus chromosome 23, mAcoRus1.1, whole genome shotgun sequence genome encodes the following:
- the Ccn1 gene encoding CCN family member 1 yields the protein MSSSTARALAVAVTLLHLTRLALSTCPAACHCPLEAPKCAPGVGLVRDGCGCCKVCAKQLNEDCSKTQPCDHTKGLECNFGASSTALKGICRAQSEGRPCEYNSRIYQNGESFQPNCKHQCTCIDGAVGCIPLCPQELSLPNLGCPNPRLVKVSGQCCEEWVCDEDSIKDSLDDQDDLLGPDASEVELTRNNELIAVGKGSLLKRLPVFGTEPRVLYNPLHGQKCIVQTTPWSQCSKSCGTGISTRVTNDNPECRLVKETRICEVRPCGQSVYSSLKKGKKCSKTKKSPEPVRFTYAGCSSVKKYRPKYCGSCVDGRCCTPLQTRTVKMRFRCEDGEMFSKNVMMIQSCKCNYNCPHPNEASFRLYSLFNDIHKFRD from the exons ATGAGTTCCAGCACCGCCAGGGCGCTTGCTGTCGCCGTCACCCTTCTCCACTTGACCAGGCTG GCACTCTCCACCTGCCCTGCCGCTTGCCACTGCCCTCTGGAGGCGCCCAAGTGCGCCCCAGGAGTCGGCTTGGTCCGGGATGGTTGCGGCTGCTGCAAGGTCTGCGCCAAACAGCTCAACGAGGACTGCAGCAAAACGCAGCCCTGCGACCACACCAAAGGGCTGGAATGCAATTTCGGCGCCAGCTCCACCGCTCTGAAAGGGATCTGCAGAG CTCAGTCAGAAGGCAGACCCTGTGAATATAACTCCAGAATCTATCAGAACGGGGAAAGTTTCCAGCCCAACTGTAAACACCAGTGCACTTGCATTGATGGCGCCGTGGGCTGCATTCCTCTGTGTCCCCAAGAACTGTCTCTCCCCAATCTGGGCTGTCCCAACCCCCGGCTGGTGAAAGTCAGTGGGCAGTGCTGTGAGGAGTGGGTCTGTGATGAAGACAGCATTAAGGACTCCCTGGACGACCAGGATGACCTCCTCGGACCCGATGCCTCTGAGGTGGAATTAACGAGAAACAACGAGTTAATCGCAGTTGGAAAAGGCAGCTTACTGAAGAGGCTTCCTG TCTTTGGCACGGAGCCGCGAGTGCTTTACAACCCTTTGCATGGCCAGAAGTGTATCGTTCAGACCACACCATGGTCCCAGTGCTCCAAGAGCTGCGGGACTGGCATCTCCACTCGAGTAACCAATGACAACCCAGAGTGCCGCCTGGTGAAAGAGACCCGGATCTGTGAAGTGCGTCCTTGTGGACAATCGGTGTACAGCAGCCTGAAA AAGGGCAAGAAATGCAGCAAGACCAAGAAATCCCCAGAACCAGTCAGGTTTACTTATGCAGGATGCTCCAGTGTGAAGAAATACCGGCCCAAATACTGCGGCTCCTGCGTGGACGGCCGGTGCTGCACGCCTCTACAGACCAGGACAGTGAAGATGAGGTTCCGATGCGAAGATGGAGAAATGTTCTCCAAGAATGTCATGATGATTCAGTCCTGCAAATGTAACTACAACTGCCCGCACCCTAACGAGGCATCTTTCCGCCTCTACAGTCTGTTCAATGACATCCACAAATTCAGGGACTAA